The region TGCATCCTTCTCTACCTCAAAAACTTTTGCCAAACTGAAAATACATTGCATCCTTCTCTACCTCGAAAACTTTTGCCCCCAAGAGTGCATAATTTTGACCACTTCTGAAACTATAACCTTGGTAAAGTACTAATTTTTATGTTTACCACAGGGTGGCCACACTCTCGGAAGCACTTATTAGCTGCTGGTAACATAGATAACTAAATTTCATTAGACAATAAGCTAAATAAAATCTTTCTCAAATACTCAGGGTGCTGTGGTAATTACAAATTTTAGTCTGTCTACTATTGGCTCATTCTTGCCACTTACCCTGTCAGTATTGTTCTCTTAAATAAACAGAAGCAGTTGAAAGCTGGCGCAGGAAAAAACTAGAAGAAGCTAAGCAATTAACCTTTGAGAGAGGGACTTTGAATTCAACTATTCCACATGGGGAAGCTGGTATGGACTTTGCTTTCAGAGGTTGTGTGGTATTTGAGTCTATTTGTATGCAGAAAGCATTTCAGACCCATCATTCTTGAGTCTTTACGGGACACTAGTAAAATCATTCCTTGACTGATGGCTAATATTCTGAATTGCTCTCTTGTAGGGATTCTAGTAAGAGCCTTGGAGTCTGATTGGGCAGTGCTATCAGAAGAAATTGGCCTTTGGATACCTGTTGAAGCCATTAACAAAGAACATGATGATAAACCTGAGGGTCAAGAAGAGTTAGGTAATTTATTCTCTCCCTCTCAACACCCTTTCTTTTACAACCCCTAAAAAACCCCGGTTCTAAATTTCCTTTTTGGGAAGCTAAAAATCACATGGCACGTGTCTGCtagatttttaaaatgtattatatatatgttttcttaGGTGGAAATGTATAATACCATTCACtgagctttattttttttttctccagaGGATCAAATTTTACCCGGCAGGCCAATTCCACTTGAATGCCATACTGAACTTCATACAGATTATGGCGGTGCAGCTGTTAGATGGGGCCTTACCCACCATAAAGAAAGTGCAGCTGAGTGCTGTCAAGCTTGCTTGGATCATGCTAAACGTGCCAGGCCAGGTGAAAAGAAATGTAATATATGGGTTTATTGCCCATCTGAGGATGGGTGCCATTCTCCAGACATCTATCAACACAAGCATCAGGAATGCTGGCTGAAATATGTAAGTAATCAGCCTATCTCTTCACTATGTTGGcaccatatcttcttctttcttccatcaaATTTCAGTATTTGCTCATTTACATTGGATTTTCTTCCAGATTCAGTCCAGTCTAATACTCTTGGTTTACCGATCAAAATGCAGGCGGAAAAGCCCAAAGTAAGCTTTAAGGACAAGTATCCTGACTCATATAGAAATTCACACCCAAATGCACCTTTTGTTGTACCATGGGTTTCTGGAATTGTCAGTGCATGATTGGATTTGCCAAAATTGGAAAACAATTGGCATAGGCTTGTAAGCTGCAGGTTGTGTTGCCACTGGGAACAAGCATGAATCTTGCTCCACTGAATTACACATAATCCGCTCCTTATTCTTTGTATTTggggaaaaaaag is a window of Alnus glutinosa chromosome 4, dhAlnGlut1.1, whole genome shotgun sequence DNA encoding:
- the LOC133866799 gene encoding uncharacterized protein LOC133866799 isoform X3 translates to MAQGRPRWGCSYKKTTLLVCSINIFIALYVLRSLYSSLYIYSGKVSRNTVNYTPDQIRKMEESIRIRRASEPLELVKLVKELKKELSRGEAVVELPRSLKEKITDEILERLKSLNGSANATEQREAVESWRRKKLEEAKQLTFERGTLNSTIPHGEAGMDFAFRGILVRALESDWAVLSEEIGLWIPVEAINKEHDDKPEGQEELEDQILPGRPIPLECHTELHTDYGGAAVRWGLTHHKESAAECCQACLDHAKRARPGEKKCNIWVYCPSEDGCHSPDIYQHKHQECWLKYIQSSLILLVYRSKCRRKSPK
- the LOC133866799 gene encoding uncharacterized protein LOC133866799 isoform X2, coding for MAQGRPRWGCSYKKTTLLVCSINIFIALYVLRSLYSSLYIYSGKVSRNTVNYTPDQIRKMEESIRIRRASEPLELVKLVKELKKELSRGEAVVELPRSLKEKITDEILERLKSLNGSANATEQREAVESWRRKKLEEAKQLTFERGTLNSTIPHGEAGILVRALESDWAVLSEEIGLWIPVEAINKEHDDKPEGQEELEDQILPGRPIPLECHTELHTDYGGAAVRWGLTHHKESAAECCQACLDHAKRARPGEKKCNIWVYCPSEDGCHSPDIYQHKHQECWLKYAEKPKVSFKDKYPDSYRNSHPNAPFVVPWVSGIVSA
- the LOC133866799 gene encoding uncharacterized protein LOC133866799 isoform X1, whose translation is MAQGRPRWGCSYKKTTLLVCSINIFIALYVLRSLYSSLYIYSGKVSRNTVNYTPDQIRKMEESIRIRRASEPLELVKLVKELKKELSRGEAVVELPRSLKEKITDEILERLKSLNGSANATEQREAVESWRRKKLEEAKQLTFERGTLNSTIPHGEAGMDFAFRGILVRALESDWAVLSEEIGLWIPVEAINKEHDDKPEGQEELEDQILPGRPIPLECHTELHTDYGGAAVRWGLTHHKESAAECCQACLDHAKRARPGEKKCNIWVYCPSEDGCHSPDIYQHKHQECWLKYAEKPKVSFKDKYPDSYRNSHPNAPFVVPWVSGIVSA